A single genomic interval of Polaribacter vadi harbors:
- a CDS encoding hemolysin family protein, with amino-acid sequence MEVELIIVIISILLSAFFSGMEIAFVSANKMHIELEKKRDGFIPKILTIITQKSSKFITTMLVGNNISLVIYSYYMGELLIRFLPIETFNDFSVLLIQTIISTIIILITAEFLPKAIFRIYANEVLKIFAVPAYIFYYIFHFFSEFITLISDFFLRVFFKTNADEQQTEFSKEELGIYINEQLDSGNDDDEMDSEIQIFQNALEFQNVKAREVMVPRTEIVSVEIHETVTNLKNTFINTGLSKILVYKTSLDDVVGYVNAFELFKKPKTIKSILLPLEFVPESMMINDILNSLMKKRKSVAVVIDEYGGTSGMITVEDIVEELFGEIEDEHDSQEFLEEKISESKFNFSARLEIDYLNEEYDLNIPKSEAYETLGGFIIEHTENIPEEKELIDLETFEIKILKMSGAKIDEVSLKISNQTD; translated from the coding sequence ATGGAGGTTGAACTCATTATTGTTATCATATCAATTTTGCTATCTGCGTTTTTTTCAGGTATGGAAATTGCATTTGTTTCTGCCAATAAAATGCATATTGAGCTAGAAAAAAAAAGAGATGGTTTTATCCCTAAAATTTTAACAATAATTACTCAAAAATCATCGAAATTTATTACAACTATGTTGGTTGGTAATAATATTTCTTTGGTAATTTATAGTTATTATATGGGCGAATTGCTCATTAGGTTTTTGCCAATTGAAACCTTTAATGACTTTTCTGTATTGTTAATACAAACCATAATTTCTACAATTATAATATTGATAACAGCAGAGTTTTTGCCAAAAGCAATTTTTAGAATCTACGCAAACGAAGTTTTAAAAATATTTGCTGTTCCTGCTTATATCTTCTATTATATATTTCATTTTTTCTCTGAATTTATTACCTTAATTTCCGATTTTTTTCTGCGTGTATTTTTTAAAACGAATGCAGATGAACAACAAACGGAGTTTAGTAAAGAGGAATTAGGTATTTATATTAATGAACAGTTAGATTCAGGTAATGATGATGATGAAATGGATTCTGAAATCCAAATTTTTCAAAACGCTTTAGAATTTCAAAACGTTAAAGCAAGAGAAGTTATGGTACCTAGAACAGAAATTGTTTCTGTTGAAATCCATGAAACAGTTACCAATTTAAAAAACACTTTTATAAATACGGGTTTATCAAAAATTTTGGTTTATAAAACTTCTTTAGATGATGTTGTTGGGTATGTAAATGCTTTCGAATTGTTTAAAAAACCAAAAACTATAAAATCTATTTTATTGCCTTTAGAATTTGTGCCAGAGTCTATGATGATTAATGATATCCTAAATTCATTAATGAAAAAACGTAAAAGCGTAGCAGTTGTAATCGATGAATATGGAGGAACTTCTGGCATGATTACAGTAGAAGATATTGTAGAAGAATTGTTTGGAGAAATAGAAGATGAGCATGATTCTCAAGAGTTTTTAGAGGAAAAAATTAGTGAATCGAAATTTAATTTCTCTGCAAGATTAGAAATCGATTATTTAAATGAAGAATACGATTTAAATATTCCAAAATCAGAAGCTTACGAAACTTTAGGAGGCTTTATTATAGAGCACACAGAAAATATTCCTGAAGAAAAAGAATTGATAGATTTAGAGACTTTTGAAATCAAAATTTTGAAGATGAGTGGAGCAAAAATAGATGAAGTATCTCTTAAAATATCCAACCAAACAGACTAA
- the lptC gene encoding LPS export ABC transporter periplasmic protein LptC, which translates to MINYKKTYSIITKSIAVLFVTAMLFACTNNTQKARDFLADKNLPVGTSTDAYHVYKDSGRITSKLITPKMLDFSNREQHPYNEFPLGIKIINFENKGRDSITITGNYALSYAKTSISEIKGNVIVINHTDKSRLETEQLFWDEKTKYFVSEKAFKLTKENDTIFGIGFESKDDLSKHLAKKTTGKLETKED; encoded by the coding sequence GTGATTAATTATAAAAAAACATATTCTATTATAACAAAAAGCATTGCTGTTCTATTTGTAACAGCAATGCTTTTTGCATGTACAAATAATACTCAAAAGGCAAGAGATTTTTTGGCTGATAAAAATTTACCAGTTGGTACTTCTACAGATGCGTATCATGTATATAAAGATTCTGGTAGAATTACTTCTAAATTGATAACACCTAAAATGTTAGACTTTAGTAATAGAGAACAGCATCCTTATAATGAGTTTCCTCTAGGAATAAAGATTATCAATTTTGAGAATAAAGGAAGAGATTCCATTACGATTACTGGTAATTATGCACTATCATATGCAAAAACATCTATATCAGAAATTAAAGGAAATGTTATTGTTATCAATCATACAGATAAATCTAGATTAGAAACAGAACAATTATTTTGGGACGAAAAAACAAAATACTTTGTGTCAGAAAAAGCATTTAAGTTAACCAAAGAAAATGATACTATTTTTGGTATTGGTTTTGAGTCTAAAGATGATTTATCGAAACATCTTGCAAAAAAAACAACAGGAAAATTAGAAACTAAAGAAGATTAA
- a CDS encoding tetratricopeptide repeat protein — translation MKKITFLLAATIFFVSAKTNAQDDANRECQIKYNLFKGDYQSKKYDDAYPNWIYLMDNCQDLSVNIYKLGSTMAEKFKKDPALVKRVFEQRLQYFPDVDPAKVHSDYAEYLLENKLGTDDEVFGLLDKAYKLDPTRMGVKNLYIYFQGVTDRNKDTNPQLVFDTYDDVVESVGEKLDGYAKKILELSDSTRVLDSREKSNLKAYTINSKALGQIEGGLDRMISDLATCERLVPLYRRDFEENRGNVSWLKRAVSRMFYKECQDDPLYAELAKAYAEASPSPEAYSFLANVLENNGDSKGATEMRQKSFDLETDPLKKANYKLKFAQAAQSRGQLSSARSLAREALKFNPNSGKAYLLIGRLYASSANNCGDDEFEKRMVYAAALRQAQKAASVDPSIYSLASRYIASYKGSLPTKKVIFTASKTIGQSYTIKCWIGETVTIASSD, via the coding sequence ATGAAGAAAATAACGTTTTTATTAGCAGCTACTATATTTTTTGTATCTGCAAAGACCAATGCACAAGATGATGCTAACAGGGAATGCCAAATTAAATATAATTTATTTAAAGGGGATTATCAATCTAAAAAGTATGATGATGCCTATCCAAATTGGATTTATTTAATGGATAATTGTCAAGATTTATCTGTAAATATTTACAAATTAGGATCAACGATGGCAGAAAAATTTAAAAAAGATCCTGCTTTAGTAAAAAGAGTTTTTGAACAAAGACTACAATATTTTCCTGATGTAGACCCTGCAAAGGTTCATAGTGATTATGCTGAGTATTTGTTAGAAAACAAATTAGGAACAGATGATGAGGTTTTTGGTCTTTTAGATAAAGCCTATAAGTTAGATCCAACAAGAATGGGTGTAAAAAACTTATATATTTACTTTCAAGGAGTAACTGATAGAAATAAAGATACAAATCCTCAATTAGTATTTGATACGTATGATGATGTTGTAGAGTCTGTTGGAGAAAAATTAGATGGGTATGCAAAGAAAATTTTGGAATTATCAGATTCTACAAGAGTTTTAGATAGTAGAGAAAAATCGAATTTAAAAGCTTACACAATAAACTCTAAAGCTTTAGGGCAAATTGAAGGTGGTTTGGATAGAATGATTTCTGATTTAGCGACTTGTGAACGTTTAGTTCCTTTATATAGAAGAGATTTTGAGGAGAATAGAGGTAATGTAAGTTGGTTAAAAAGAGCTGTTTCTAGAATGTTTTATAAAGAATGTCAAGATGATCCTTTATATGCAGAATTAGCGAAAGCATATGCAGAAGCATCTCCATCTCCAGAAGCATATTCTTTTTTAGCAAATGTTTTAGAAAATAATGGCGATTCTAAAGGGGCAACAGAAATGAGACAAAAGTCTTTTGATTTAGAAACAGACCCTCTTAAAAAAGCAAATTATAAATTAAAGTTTGCACAAGCTGCACAATCTAGAGGTCAATTATCTAGTGCTAGAAGCTTAGCAAGAGAAGCTTTAAAATTTAATCCTAATTCAGGAAAAGCTTATTTATTAATTGGTAGATTATATGCATCTAGTGCAAATAATTGTGGAGATGATGAATTTGAAAAAAGAATGGTATATGCAGCTGCATTAAGACAAGCACAAAAAGCAGCTTCTGTAGATCCAAGTATTTATTCTTTAGCTTCTAGATATATTGCGTCTTATAAAGGAAGTTTACCAACTAAAAAGGTTATTTTTACAGCAAGTAAAACAATTGGACAATCTTATACAATTAAATGTTGGATAGGAGAAACTGTAACTATAGCATCTAGTGATTAA
- a CDS encoding type III pantothenate kinase — MNLIIDVGNTRVKVAVFEEDTIVDFVVFDKIKIVSEIKKIIKKYNITAAIASSVALLSAKKIEKLQSFVEIMFVSSNLEIPFKNLYATPTTLGVDRIALVFGAFIKYPKKNVLIIDAGTCITFDFLTKNGEYLGGAISPGVEMRYKSLHKFTSKLPLLPINKPENFVGNSTKESINSGVVNGVIQEIEGVINQYEKKYLDLTVVLTGGDTNFLSKQLKSSIFANQNFLLEGLNEILIFNKSK; from the coding sequence ATGAATTTAATTATAGATGTTGGCAATACAAGAGTAAAAGTTGCTGTTTTTGAGGAGGATACAATTGTTGATTTCGTAGTTTTTGATAAAATAAAAATTGTATCAGAAATAAAAAAAATAATTAAAAAGTATAATATTACAGCTGCAATTGCATCAAGTGTGGCGCTTTTGTCAGCAAAGAAGATTGAAAAACTACAAAGTTTCGTCGAAATTATGTTTGTTTCGTCGAATCTTGAAATCCCTTTTAAAAATTTATATGCAACTCCAACTACGTTAGGTGTCGATAGAATTGCGCTGGTTTTTGGCGCTTTTATAAAATATCCGAAGAAAAATGTCTTAATTATTGATGCAGGAACTTGCATAACTTTTGATTTTTTGACTAAGAATGGTGAATATTTAGGAGGCGCAATTTCGCCTGGAGTAGAAATGAGGTACAAGTCACTTCATAAATTTACATCTAAACTTCCTCTACTTCCTATAAATAAACCCGAAAACTTTGTTGGGAATAGTACAAAAGAAAGCATAAACTCTGGAGTTGTAAATGGTGTAATTCAAGAAATTGAGGGTGTTATAAATCAATACGAAAAAAAATATTTAGATTTAACAGTTGTTTTAACAGGTGGTGATACAAATTTCTTGTCAAAACAATTAAAAAGTAGCATATTTGCCAATCAAAATTTTCTCCTAGAAGGATTAAATGAAATATTGATTTTTAACAAAAGCAAATGA